A genomic segment from Antedon mediterranea chromosome 6, ecAntMedi1.1, whole genome shotgun sequence encodes:
- the LOC140051739 gene encoding receptor-type tyrosine-protein phosphatase mu-like, with amino-acid sequence MILECLFCEATCIPSTDISERYKEIKNTNSLLGRPVIQEQINNIEALLPKQTQSDKTLQLNVAEPLLIGVESEDVVYSNTKSTKSQHEYLVPRESMLSEFSNFWEMIYDYKSYTVVMLDDEEQVYKRIATLVPERKMTQGQFAVEVLSSEKHDYVLKRTLKLTKNHAKPREICHLTFLDWPKESQKPSSLGYFKQFCDDVREVQRTNNRDDYVTVFSLDESRSGFFCAVDIIVRKMNEDALVDVYHTVKRIKRVSPSLFDTKKHYELCYEMANVCAAGSCDIYESVQ; translated from the exons ATGATTTTGGAGTGTTTATTTTGTGAAGCAACATGCATACCATCAACAGATATTTCTGAACGatacaaagaaataaaaaacacaaacagTTTACTTGGAAGACCAGTTATTCAAGAACAGATAAAT AACATTGAAGCTCTTCTTCCAAAGCAAACACAAAGTGATAAAACACTGCAAT TGAATGTTGCAGAACCTCTATTGATTGGTGTTGAGTCAGAAGATGTTGTATATTCCAATACGAAGAGTACCAAG TCACAGCATGAATATCTTGTGCCAAGAGAATCAATGCTAAGTGAATTTTCCAATTTCTGGGAGATGATTTATGACTACAAGTCATATACAGTGGTGATGTTAGATGACGAAGAGCAGGTTTATAAG AGAATTGCTACACTTGTTCCTGAACGTAAGATGACACAAGGTCAATTTGCAGTTGAAGTTCTATCTTCTGAGAAGCACGATTATGTTTTAAAACGAACACTAAAATTGACTAAA AATCATGCAAAACCACGTGAGATATGTCACCTGACATTTCTGGACTGGCCTAAAGAATCACAGAAACCTTCATCTCTTGGATACTTTAAACAATTCTGTGACGATGTCAGAGAAGTTCAACGAACTAATAATCGAGATGACTATGTTACAGTTTTTAGTTT GGACGAGAGTCGAAGTGGATTTTTCTGTGCAGTGGACATAATCGTTCGTAAGATGAATGAAGACGCGTTGGTTGATGTCTACCACACAGTGAAACGTATCAAACGCGTTTCTCCATCGTTATTTGATACAAAG AAGCATTACGAGTTGTGTTATGAAATGGCAAACGTCTGCGCTGCTGGATCATGCGACATTTATGAAAGTGTTCAGTAA